The nucleotide window cagcagagcagacaGATCAGATGAATTCTGGCAGTCTTTTGATGTAAACAAAACAAAGTCAGCGGGACAGAGTCCTAagcttatatcctgcctttcaccCATCCTCAAACTCAAGGTGGTATCCATAGGGTTTTCAGGACATCTTCCATCCACACTCACATCTGTTCAGCTCCAACAAATTTACAGCATCATGTTTCCTTTTGATCCTGTTTTGGAGGCGATCAAAGATAGGGCAGTGCCAAGTGAATGTCTCTTCCACAATGGTGCCACTACACAAAAGGCCTCTTTCCCCAGTTAGGGTGTTTTGATTTGGGCATGTTAGTCCCCAGGCTGTCTCAGTTACATGGCCTCATTACACATCTTCCTCCTGAGCTTGCTGAGCATTTTCCCTCTATGAAGGTGTATGTTGAAATGATCTCCCTACATAGAAGCCCAAGTGCCATTTGAGTCTCTACAATCCTCATTTTGGGTGGAGATGCTCACTCTTCAGCTTCATATCACTGCATTAGTATGTTGGGTAATAAGAAGCTTCTTTGGATGTACACAAATTTACTGGAACAATTCCATCTGTGCTTGGAGCCGAATGCTTTCCAAGGGAAACAGCCAGCTTTtctaaaaatgggggaggggagtgctcaATTATTTTTTCCTTTAGCGGTTGTAATGATGACCTCTTTCACCTCAAAGTAGACCATTCCTCTCAAAAACTGTCAAGACTTGTAGTAATTGTAATTAATTTCTGTCATCTCACAGGAGATTTTGGCTGCATATTGTATCAAGGTATTGCTTGGTGTGACCTGAGAGTAGCAGGCTGGAGACCCAAGTTCAGCCTCCTCTCTGGCTATAAAAGCTTGAGCAAGTCATGACTGCTTGCTTAGATCACAAGATCTCAAAAGatcaaaagagggggggaaatcacagAGGATTTCTTCTGCACAGCAAGGGAAGCCCTTCCcagtccccagggctttttttctgggaaaagaggtggtggaacttagtgggttgccctcggagaaaatggtcacatggctggtggccccgcctcctgatctccagacagaggggactttaatgccaagcggcacggagggcaatctcaactcccctctgtctggagatcagggggcggggccaccagccatgtgaccattttcaagaggttccggaactccattcccccgcgttcaccctgaaaaaaagccctgctagtccCTACAAATATCCAGTATTACAGGGGCTTGAGCAAGCGTTTCATGGCTGCACCGTTCAGTTAATAAATGGTTGGATTGCTCTTTCCGCTTTGGCTCTTTCCTGCTTCCCTTCCCTgaagaggagaagaggaagcaCAAGAAGAAGCACTTGGTTCAGAGTCCTAACTCTTACTTGACGGATATGAACTGTCCAGGTTGCTGCAAAATCACCACGGTGTTTTTTCTGACATGTTCAGGCGGCGGTTCTCTGTGTCTGCTGCTCAACTGTTCTGTGTCAGCCCACTGGAGGAAAGGCCAGGTTGACAGAAGGGTGCTCCTTCAGGCGAAAGCAACACTGAATTAAGCAGGATGGGTGGGGCTAGGCACACAGTCACCGATTCAAGCGCTGAAGGCTCAGGAGCGCTGCTGATCAGTGGATGCGAGGAACATGGGCTGCGGCTGTGACTCTGTCTTGAGGCTCCAGCTGCTAGCTATGGAATATGAGGAGGAAAGGTAGATCGCCCTCCTTGTAGATCACCCATTTGATCCAATAAATTttagattaaaataaaataaaaatggttcAATTCAATACATTAAAATATCTTGGTGGATTAAAATGTGTTCCTCCCTTCTTATACAGCATTTATTAAAGCTAAATTAGTTTTGATGTAAGCATTTGAAAAGCCATTTGTGGCAGGCATCTTAGAGGCATCCCTCCTTTTTCTATCTAATTTCTTCCACCTTCCCAAAGAATTCAAGAAGACAGCATACATAATTggtgctccattttatcctggcaACAATGTCGTGAGCTGAGCGAGACTGAGAAAGTGAGTGGCCCAAGTCTTATTCAGCGAGCAGGGCATTGTCAGAAACTGAAGTTGGATCCCCCTAGCCTGCAGTGTAAGACCTCTGTGCATCATCTAAAAACAAAGTACTGTTTTTGCTGTTCAAAACTGTTGTTTAAAtctgaaaaaaattatatatcTATTAATCAATTAAGCAAACTCAGAGAATTAAATTATTTATTcacttacaaaatttatatcctgccttttctgtgATATAAGGAGCTCAGAGGTgggtaaaaattaaaaacagcattaTAAAAGAAAGATCACAAACCCAGTTAAAACCAAAAACTGAAATACACATGTAAGGACGCAGAAACAGCAATCGGGAAGGAGGGgccactgagggaatgccagaccaAAGGAAGAAGTCTGCACCTGCTAGAAGAAGACAGTGATGGAAGGCGACAGATGAATATCCCTGAGGAAGGAGTTAACTGACTAAAATGTCTTTAATAGAGTTCAAGTCATAGTTAACCATTAAATGGCTGTCTCAGGTTTCCCTTTAGAGAGAGTTCTAtaactagcagggctttttttcagggggaacgcgggggaacggagttccaaaacctcttgaaaatggtcacatggctggtggccccgccccctgatctccagacagaggggagtttagattgccctccccgctccagcgcggagggcaatgtaaactcccctctgactggagatcagggggcggggccatcagccatgtgaccattttctccaagggcaacccactgagttctgccacctctttttccagaaaaaagccctgataactagtataacaacattcgatttgtataccgcccttcaggataacttagcgtccactcagagcagtttacaaagtatgttattattttccccacaacaataatcaccctgtcaggtgggtggggctgagagagctagaagctgtgactgacccaaggtcacccagctaatgAATGACTATTACTAAGCAGACAGACCGAACTGTGGTGCTGCGCCTGGAAGGCCCCATTCTGATCCCCCACAAACCTAATTTCAGAGAATGGATACTTAGACCAAGGCTTCTTTTGTAGACCTCaaattcatctgacgaagagagcttttgctacatttactattttgctactacagactaacatggctaactcctctggatctatgacctatAAATATGCTGGATCCAGCCACAAGTGCTTtgcagcttttggaaaacagTGTCACAACAACCAGTGACAATACGCCACATTTTCCTGGAGGAAGAAATAAATACAGCACACTTCATACAGCACAGTTTTGCAGTATTGTGCACTCATAAATCAAATTCCAAAAAAGCGGGACATTTTAAGAGCATTTGGAGGAGTTATTTTTCATAAAGTAACCATTATGTATCATATTATTGCAAGGTGAATAtagttgcttgcttgctttttgttTTAGGAAATGGATCTGAGTATTTCACATACCTCCCTAGTACAGAGAGGCCCATTTAGGCAAATTCTGTATAAATACTAAAACAGGATGCAGGTGCCTTTGGGGCCTGAAAATGTCGCTGTCAAATGTACTGTTTTTTCTTGAGGGTAAAACTGAGGGGAGGCTGAGGTTTGCCTTTTGGAACCCAAAGGGACTTTGCAGATGCTGATTGGCTGTTTGTCACAAACCACCCTCCCTGGTGCAATTTCTCAGCTTAAAAACCAACAGTTGTGAGGAAAAATATCAGGTGTAGTATGGTTGTTTAAATATCTCTGATAAATCACTGTCTCTTTTTTGTCTGCTTTTCCTGATGGAGTATGCCTAATTAAAATGTTGTTAGTGTGAGGTGCTAGAATTGTTTTTCTTCAAGGTTCAGTCTCAGCCCCCTTCCTTAGGTCtctagcaggaaaaaaaaatgggaggcGGATGCCCCATGTCTCTTTTGCACATGCATATAAACACACGCGCATGAACTTTAAGCCCCATGAGGTGTGCTGTCTGCCACTTCGCAGGCTACAGCTGCTGATGTTTATTTTGCTCTTTCGAAAACAGATTGTAAGACAATTTTTTTTGTAGTGTATCTTGAAGCCAAAGAACAACCACCCTCTTGGTGTTGAAAACAATGAAGAACAGACTACAGCAGAGTCAATGAATACGGCAGacagcaaatttatttattttgaaaaattaTATCCCCACACTGCCAGCTCTTCACAAGACGGCTCATGgtcataaaaatataatataataaaaaggcaagagtatattaaaaaaaaacccacatcaaTAAAAACAGCTCTCAGTTAAAAGCGTGGTTGGAAAGGGATGTTTTACCCTGGCACAGAAAGCAAGGTGGGTTATTCAATGAATCTCCATAAGTGGGAGGCCATTACAGAAAATACCCGGATCCTGATGACATACTCCCTTATGCTTCTACAGATAGGAGCACATGTCTTATTCTAGTTGTCAGGCAGAATAATATGGAAAAAGGCTAAGTCCCAGCCTATTTTGGTCCGTAAAACAAATGATTAAAACAAATGATTAATGGCTTGAATTGGGCCTAGAAGCAAAAAGACAGCCACTGTTTTTTCCCCAAATTGTTGTGATATGTTCTTTGTTGCCAGCCACAGTCTCGGATAGTAATCTAACAGCTTCATTTTTGTATCAAATGAAGCGGATGAAGCTTTTTGCAACTGTGAAACCTTCTGCCTTGAGTCATTGAGGGAggagaccagggttttttttcagctggaacatggtggaatgggcatggagggcaatctaaactcccctctgtctcgagatcagggggcagggccaccggccatgtgaccatttttgccaagggcaatttaaactttaaaaaactcccccccctccccattacagctgacccaaagtgacatcattgtgagggcctgggagcgtgcgcccactttgcgcatgcacatgtggtaccagtggcaccacctcccaccaggagttgccccctgtgctggcaacccactgagttccaccacctcttttcccagaaaaaaagccctggaggagaCCATTGTTGTAAGGATAGCAGTGTGAGTGACAGGTATCCCTCAGTGTTCCTCCTTGGAAATCTCTGAGATGAAAGCTAGCTTCCCTTGTGGTCTTTGGGAGATATGTTTCCAGACATCTTTTTAAAAGACAGGTCTTGAGTGAGAACAGAGAGCAAATTTTAAAGCAGTAGTCATCAGTgggctcagctggctggctggtttgttccattttgcattttatgctacattttaagattttaaaaaattatttgtgtTTTAGTGCTTTATCCTCTTAAACTCTTTGGGGCTAAATAGAGGGATAtaagttttagaaataaaatgTTAATTGTTACATGATCTAAGTaataaaaatagaaagaaaatgataagaAAAACCCAACATGAAAGAACAACTATGTTAATTTCTCATTGTTGTCAAAGATTAAATAGCCTTCTGGTAGCTGTAAAAATCCTACCCCCAAGTGGATTAAACAACAGTTATTTTTgtagatataccctgatattatATCACTCATATTTTACAAGCTTTACTTCTCAGACCTCATTGAGGAACCTTTGAGAAAAAAGTGGAGTAATTTCAAAAGTTTAGCAAGGAggggtttttaaaacatttttcataGTGTCCAGAAATTCTACCCTTTTGGAAATTGGTCATTCAATTTAATGAAATGATGGCGTGTAATATACCCCTTGATCCAAAAGTTATTCTGTTGGGATATATACAAAGTCACATCCTCCTTTCTCATGTACAATTTGGTCTTGTGTTTATTTAGCAATAGCATCAAAATGGGaaaagtccagggcttttttccagcaggaacgcggtggaacggagttccggaacctcttgaaaatagtaaCTTgcttggtggccccgccccctgatctccagacagaggggagtttagattgcccttcgcgctgctcagcggcacggagggcaatctaaactcccctctgtctggaggtcagggggcagggccaccagccatgtgaccattttctcctagggcaacccactgagttccgccacctcttttcccagaaaaaaagccctggaaaagttAGAATCTGTCTTGAAAAGTGAACGGTTCCACTGTGTGCAGAATGCTGCTTTATTAATTAAAGTGTCATCAGAAACCCTAGAGAAATAATTTTTAGTGTTCATATTTATTGTGTGTTAGGTATTTATAATGTTTTGGAATAACAAGGTAAGAGTGGAGAAAGTATTTCCGTATACAATTGTATGTATAAGAGTATTTATAATACCTCTTTTGTTCTGTAATTGGCAGTATGAAATATGTTATGTTATACATGTTGTGTTTGTATTTTGTGTTAATTTtgaacaaatatttttttaaacgtTTAACAAGTGGTTAATATCCAACTAGAAATAGGGTGCATAGACAAGTGCATAATTTCAACAATGACCCTGCTTTGGATGCTCAGTCCCACCACATTTCTAACATGCACTCAGTGCGacactaagaacactttcctgggactaagccccattgaacagatCAGAGTaaaattctgagtagaccagcttAGGGCTGCTCTTACATTCTCTTCTTCCATGAATCAACCTCCAGAAGAACCTGTTGTTATGCCTTGGGGGCAGAAGCTGGATTTGTGTAGTGCTGGAGCAACTCCCTTGGTGCTGTTTTCAAAGTATAAAGGGTCATTTAGCCTTAAAAAGCAACTGTAGATGGATATGGGGAAGATCTGCATTGGGGCTGTGATTCTGAGGGGGTTAACTCGTTCTATCAAAACCTGCCCTCCCTTGGTTTGTTTTTCCCCAGAAGAGAAAAAGACAGGTAAGAGAGAAttcctgtcttttttcctctccCATAGCTAAAAGCAGCTGTGGAGGGGGGCAGTTTTTATTGTGGAAATGGTATAAGTGGAAAGAGCCCGTTTGCCAGCAGTGCAACGCGGATCAATATTGATGTTCCTCCTTACCCTCctgctgctgttttttaaagACTACATACCTGGGGAATCTGATTACAGATCCCCATCTTAATGTGATGTTTGGCTCCAGAAACAggttgctggattagatggattggtctgatccagcacagccACTCTTATGTTCTGATGATTAATTGTATGAGTTTTAGCCAATTAATTTATGGATTGATTTTTGTGCATGAGTCAGACCTATTGTTGTGAAGCAAAAAGCAAGCTTTCTTTGGTTATCAAATGATGCATTTGTGCATTTTGGAAAAcagtgtatgtgtttgtgtgtgtaaagagTTAACCCTCCCATGCCCAGCACCTTAGGAATTCCCTCCTGTGTGAGACACAAGGGGGAAACCTCTTCTAAGATGCCATTTGaagtttaaaaattatatttgtaGTAAAACATTTATAAACATTCCTTTCTCCCAGATAACTGGAACCCAAGGCAGGTTGTTATTACTtctttaaaagaaacattttaaaaaatccattattctgatgaatcggcagcattttttTAGCCTAACCAGGTATTCAGTTAAATGTTGTTGCCTGTATCATTATAATTTCTGTACCAGTAGCGCAAATTCCatgtggagaaaaaaaaaacctggtttcCATTGCCTTGTATATTTTTCCGGCCATCACATTTTCCATTCACTTTCAGTCATGGAATGGAACAGGGAATTGTATCAGGATCCGTTGTAACCAATACCCTATCGCCCCCATGACTGTTGTCCCCTATATCCTGTGAGCCATAATTTATAAATAGTCCCCAAACTCTTCCTCATGTGATTACATTTCCTAAAGTTCCACAGCAAGAGGGGATAATCATTAAACTGTTAGAAGTTTGTGAATTCAATATGCCCTCGATTTCTTCCTTATTGGACTTCTCTTTGCTGTACAAAAAATTAATGGTATTAGATAGAAAACGTCCTGTGGCttaaaggccaaactagatgagacaggCATCATTTTGTTGGAGTGCATTCCCACCAGGTAACTCTTTTTAACTGGGCCTTGGGGCCTGATTCTGGTCAGGATCACCACAGCGCAGGGAGAGGAGAgactcctgcctcctcccacccatGTTGTTTTTCTGACCCAATATGGCACCAGGGGGAGTATGGGCAAATAATGCCCCCCAGTGCTGTTTCAGTTtggaaaaatggcatgggggggaaggcaggaacccctccccccatgctgtgGTGGTCCCAACCAGAATCAGGCCATACAGCATACTTAAAAGGGGAACTCACTTCTACAAAATGATGGGGGCATCCCTGAGGGTACTGTATTGTCAGTTTGGCCCTAAGATTATGTGAGCTGGTGGGGTATAGAGTTTGGAGGAGACATCCTCAGCCTTCTTAAGGCTGGGGgcattttggaattttgaggtgccaccacaaaatggttgccatgaggGAAGGAACTGCTTACAGAATGTCTGATATGGGAGCCTGGTCGACTCACAAAACATTGAGATGTTTCAGAAATTGTTGGGAAGATCCAAGCAGAGCACCCTGTTATGATGGGGCAGGTATTTCCATATgaacactctctcttttttttttttaataaaatttttattggaattagaatcatataattacatattacaatcaattcccatttcccaatttctaaccccctccctttccccccttttcttttgacttccaacagttttccaaccctttgtcccttttctcttactcattttaaattcatctatctaacaaacctgtattttccctttaatctaagcaataattctttaactatttttaatactctataccttatcttatctttaagtcccttcttccacattagacaaacaatttgtccctttttaacataatttcgtagtttcctggtttcagatatttctataagccttataccatataacccatacatttatataagtcaaccaatttgacttatatcccgtatattactttatataactatcatcaaaagttatcaatcaatttgatccatatatttcttcaggtagacttattcagtttaacatgttacacgtttataccagaaaccttattaattagtcggtccttatagttaattattttctatccatattctatatgtttttctatatataacaatctaacaaaatagctgcttagacattttcatttctctctctaccctccggtaaagtcacccccctctacatttcgtcatatttcagtaattctcgaactgccacagttctcttcccacctcccatttcttcagcacatattgcttcagcttcccccaatctgtgttgaactgtcctgggtccagatttctcaattttcttgtcattttgtccatttcagccatatacagcaatttgtaagtccaatcctcaatagttggcacttcttgtactttccatttttgcgcatacaaaagtctggccgctgctgtcatgtaaaataacaatgttctatgttgggctggaatgttctccattcccaagttcagtagcaggagttctgggttcttattaatttgaaattgtagaatctcacttattacttttattatttctccccagtactgcctggctacctcacacgtccaccacatatgatacagagagccctcatgttttttacatttccagcatttattagaagtgttcaaattccctagcgcaatcttctttggtgtcatgtaccaacgatagatcattttgtaaatgttctctttgatattagtacacatTGTAATcctcattgtgtttttccacaagtattcccatgcctccattgttatctctttattaaaatttatggcccacttcaccatttgtactttgactatttcatcttcagtataccatttcaacagtacttgatataccttggaaatttccttcttatcctctttcaaaagtgtctgctctagttccgaattctctgttcttatgcctccctttgcacaatccgaattgtagagatctctgatctgcctgtactggaaccaatcgtaattgggAGATAACttgtcctgcgtctttattttaagtttagaagattctattcgggttatctccttatatgttaaacactgttgctcagtatagacagctctcggatctattacttcatatggaactacccacatgggggttccttcttgtaggaagtctctatacttcttccaggttgcatataggcttttccgtatataatggtgtaggaacatagagttcacttttactttgtcataccataggtatacatgccatccaaatatttttttgtatccctctagggccaataatttcttattcttcaacgtcatccaatctttcagccacactaggcaaattgcgtcatagtaaagtcttaaattgggtagttgcattccgcctctttgctttgcatcttgtaaaactttcattttcactcgaggcttcttgcctgcccaaacaaaatctgatattttcctctgccatttttcaaattgcttagagtctcggataattggtattgtctgtaacaaaaacattactcttggtaacacattcattttaactgctgcaatccttcccagccatgacaaattcaatctattccatttgatcaaattttgctcaatctgagtccataatttttcataattgtttttgaatagatctatattctttgcagtcagttcaattcccaaatatttcaccttagttgttacttcacaatccattatttccattaacagttgttgtttttgcttagtcatatttttacataatatctttgacttctttttgttgatataaaaccctgccagatctccaaactctttaatcttctctatcaattttggcatattctccattggatcttccacaattaacattatgtcgtccgcaaatgctctaattttataggaaaagtcctttatttttattccgcggatttcttcatcttgtcgtatttgtatcatcaaaatctccagtaccaaaatgaatagcagcggagacaacgggcaaccttgtcttgttcctttacttatagtcaatttcttggtggtctcgtcattgaccacaattgctgcattctggtctctataaatttctttaactgctcttatgaatttttctcccatttgtagcttttccatagtggcaaacataaagtcccagttcaagttgtcaaacactttctctgcatcaacaaagaagaaaccaacctctttgtcacaacgcttatcataatactcaatagcattaatcactgtccttaaattgtctctgatttgcctaccaggtaaaaaacctgcttgttcctcttcaataatttccgaaagccaccccttcactctctctgccagtatcttcgcaaagattttgtagtcattgttaagtaaggatataggcctgtaatttttcacattagtcggatcttggccctctttagggatcagtgaaatgttggcctccttccaggtatctggaatctgttgatcctttaatactccattgatcacttcttttaggaatggtaccagttcattggccattgtcttataaaatttagctgtaagtccatctggccctggtgcctttcccaaatttgttgattgtgttgccatttttatttcctcatccgttacttcattgttcagtctgtctctccacgcttccgaaattactgggagcttcattttctccaaatatgtcgctattaattctttattgacctctttcttattatacaatttagcataaaatttatagaaggctctgctaatggatgcctgttccaaatacgttttatcatcttcacatattttgtttattattttcttttcctttctctttttcaattgccatgccaaatatttcccgggtttgtttgcaccttcaaaccctttttgctttagtcttttaagattccactccagttctttattgctcattgctgttagctgttcttgtagtattttaatgtcctgataaattttctttttccccggtctcttctttaactgtatttctttggcttttattttttccataatcccctgtctcttctcctctttcttttttctggctcttccatttaaatccattagtatgcccctaattaccgccttgtaagtatcccaaaccttgttggttggtacttctttattcatgttatattgtatgaagaactttgtttctcttctaagcatctccatattctctccctcttgaagtaagtcctcgtttattctccatcctttccttttgctccttctccccaatttccacataattggattatgatccgagcctaccatcggcattatttccacttccttagtccataacgctaagtcttttgaggcccagatcatatcaattctcgataatgtaaagtgtcttgcggagtaaaacgtaaattgtctacttttcggattttgtcttctccatacatcttctaaagtttcctgttgtatcagttcaaaaaacaactttggtagcaatcctcttttcttttgtgcagttgatgactTTTTGTCTAACTCCagattcgtcactccattgaagtctccagcaagtattatctgattatatgaaagttcatctagttgcttccttaggtcctcaaagaagctttcttttgctccattaggtgcataaattccaactaccagcactttctttaaattccatacgcattccactgctataaatctggcttccacatctttcattacaaactttggctgcagttcctctttaatgtaaagcactactcctctttttttcttattagaggccgctgcaaaat belongs to Eublepharis macularius isolate TG4126 chromosome 13, MPM_Emac_v1.0, whole genome shotgun sequence and includes:
- the LOC129341291 gene encoding LOW QUALITY PROTEIN: 40S ribosomal protein S27-like (The sequence of the model RefSeq protein was modified relative to this genomic sequence to represent the inferred CDS: deleted 1 base in 1 codon; substituted 1 base at 1 genomic stop codon), with the translated sequence MSEGAKCDSSLLVNKWLDCSFRFGSFLLPFPEEEKRKHKKKHLVQSPNSYLTDMNCPGCCKITTVFFXHVQAAVLCVCCSTVLCQPTGGKARLTEGCSFRRKQH